A stretch of DNA from Posidoniimonas polymericola:
AAACAAACCGCCCAAAAATTTCCCATCCCGCAAATAACCCCGGGATTTGGGCACTTTCCCGCAGCTTTTCCCCCGCCCCACAGGTCTGCCTGGACGAAATAGAAGCCATGAGCTGGACCGCAGACCTTACAGAACGCGTCGTGAAGGCGATCCCCGGCGGGTACGCGGCGGGCGGCCCGGTCGCCTCCGAGCCGATGGCCTGGGCGGCCGTCTGCCTGGCGGAGCGGGGTCGCGTCAGGGAGGCCCGGCTTGCCGGCGACTGGCTGGCAAAAACCCAAGCACGCGACGGTTCGGTCGGCGTGACCGGCCAGGAGCCGACGCCCGCCTGGCCAACCGGCCTGGCGATGCTAGCTTGGCGGTCGGTCGAAGCGGTCCTCCACAAGGCGGTCTACCAGGACAACATCCGACGCGCCGCCGACTGGGCGTTGGCGGCCGAAGGCCGCACGGTTGAACGGAAACGCCAGATCGGCCACGACACGACCATCGTCGGCTGGTCGTGGGCGGCCGACACCCACTCCTGGCTCGAGCCGACCGCCTTCTTTGTGAAAGCCCTGACCCGCATTGGCTACGGAGACCACCCCCGCGTGCAGGACGGCGTGCGGCTGCTCGTCGACCGACTGCTGCCGGCCGGCGGTGCGAACTACGGCAACACGATTGTCCTCGGCCAGGAACTGCTGGCGCACGTCCAACCGACCGGCATCGCCCTGTGGGCGTTGGCCGAGACCCCGGCCCAGAGCCCGCTGATTGAGAAGGCGATCGAGTTCCTTGACGCCAGCGTCTCGGCCGACACGACGACCGCCTCGCTCAGCTACGCCGTGCTGGGGCTGACCGCGCAGGGCCGCCGCCCCGCGGCGGCCGACGCCTGGCTGCACGCGGCCTGCGACCGCGAGCTGTCACGCGCGACCAACCTCTACAAGCTGGCGCTCCTCGCGAACGCCAGCCCCGCAAGCACCACGTAAACCGCCTGCCATGTCCGCCCACGACAAGAGCTTGATCGATCGCCGCTCGCTCCTCGGCCTCGGCGGCCTGGCCGCCGCCGGTCTGGTCGCCGTGCCCGCCATCGAGAAGATGCGGAAGAGCCAATCCCCGGTGTTCATCGCCAAGGGCAAGACCTACCAGAGCGATCTCGCGGCGACGATCCGAGACGGCCTGCTGGCCTGCGACGTGCAGGCCGGCTCGTTCAAGGGCAAGCGGGTGTTGCTGAAGCCCAACCTGGTCGAGCCAACCCGCAAGTCGCCCCACATGACGACCCACCCGGCGATGATTGTCGCGGCGGCTGAGGTGTTCCGCGGCTGGGGCGCCGAGGTCAGCGTCGGCGAGGCGCCCGGCCATGTCCGCGACACCGAGATGGCCCTGGTCGAATCGGGCGTCGGCGAGGCCCTGAGCGACGGCGGGCTGAAGTTCGCCGACCTGAACTACGAGGAGGTCGGCTGGCGCCGCAACCGAGGCAAGTACAGCGGGCTTAAGGGGATCTACCTGCCCAGGTCGGTGCTCGAGGCCGACGTGGTGGTCTCGATGCCGAAGATGAAGACGCACCACTGGGTCGGCGTGACCTGCGGCATGAAAAACATGTACGGCGTGATGCCCGGCATCAAGTACGGCTGGCCCAAGAACGTCCTGCACCACAACGGCATCCCCCAGACCGTGGCCGACATCAACGCCACGATGACGCGGACCATGACCATCGTCGACGGCATTGACTGCATGGAGGGCGACGGCCCCATCCTCGGCACGATGAAGCACATGGGCCTGGTGGTGGTCGGGGCCAACCTGCCGGCGGTCGACGCCACGGTTGCGAGGATTATGGGGCTCGACCCTACGAAGATCGAGTACCTGCAGCTCGCCTCGCACTACCTCGGGGCCATCGACGACGACTACCTGGTTCAGCGCGGCGAGAACTGGCGGGAACTGGTGTCGCCGTTCCACATCCTCGACGAGTCGCACCTGCAGAAGCTCCGCGCGACGCCCGAAGGCGACCTGGTTTCGTAGCGCGTCAATGCGGCCGATAGGATGCGGCCCAAGTTGGTTTGCTTACTCCCCCACGCCGGGGTCGGCCTCGTCTTCGAGGTCCAGCACGTTGCGCCGCGGGGCGAACGCCCTCCCCTGCCGCAATTCCAGGCCCTGCTCCGCGATCGCCTCGGCAACCCAGCCGCACGCGTCGACCTCATCGCGGGTCGCCCAGCTCGCGTCCGCCGCCAGCAGGCTTGCGCCGCAGTGCGGGCAGGGCAGGTCGTCGCCGGCTAACGGCTGCGGCGGCTGGGTCAGGTTTGCGTCCGGCCAGACGGAGTCGCACTCGTCGCACAGGACCACGATCTGGTTGCACCCGCCGCACTTGCGCAGCCCGAGCGGGCCGGTCGAGCAGACGCGGCACTCGCCAATGAAGCACATCGGCTCCGGTGAATCGCCCATGCCGCTATCCTTCGCTAGGGTATTAAGGGGTAGGACGTAATCAGCTTGCGCCCGACCAGGACCATCTGCAGGTGATGGGCGGCGGGGTGGCCGCGACGCTCGCCGCTCTGTCCCCCGACATAGCCGATACGACGCCCCATATCGACGACATAGATTGTGCGGTCGCCCTCCTGGCGTTTGCGAGTGTGGTCGCCGTCCAGCGCCATGCGGTACGCCTCGTCGACGAGGTCGACAATCGTCTGCACGTCGTCGCTGTCGAAGACCCCGTGCTGCCCGGGCCGGTCGGGGTCGTCCTCGGCGTGCGCCATCAGGTGCCGCAGGTGGTGCCCATGCTGGGTGCCCCGGGAGTAGGTCAGCCCCGCCGGCGAGGTGTAGGTCTCGCGGTCGCTGCGGATCAGGTCTTCAACGCTCGAGCCACCCGACTTCGGGCCGCCGGACCGCGAGGCCTCTCCCTGGCGATTGGGGGTGGGCGGCGCCTTGCCGCCGCCCGACGGATTCCCGTCCCGTTCCGCTGCCGGGCCGCCCGACGGGTAGGCGTGAACCCCGGGAAGATCGACTCCCCAGGAGGCCTCGAGCGTGGGCTCTAAGAACAGGTAGCCACCGATCAGCAAGCACCCGACCAGCAGCAGCGGTGTCGGCGCCCTGCCCTTGCCCGTGCTGAGCATCCGCTGCAGCACGCGGGCGATTGATTCGATCTCACGGCTCATGGGCGTTGCGGGTTCCTCTTGGTAGTCGTCTGGCCCGGGCAAGGCGTGCTGGCGCCAGCACAATTATCGTCGATCCCAGCGGGTGTGTCGATGCTGCCGACATCGGGCTGGAGGCCCCATGTCGCATCTTCCGATGCAATCGATACGAACGCCGCCCGCGCGACGCCCGCGTACTAGCACGCCTTGGCCTTACCGCCCCGAGACAGGAATCGAACCAATGAAACGCCTGCTGCGAGTCGCCTGCTGGGCCGTCGCCCTCCTGCCAGCCCTCAGCAGTGGGCGTGACATCTACGTCAACAACCTGGCCGGCGACGACCGCCTGTCGGGGCTGAACCAGGAGCTGTCGGGCGACCACGGCCCGGTCGCCAGCATCTGCCGGGCTCTGAAGATCGCGGCTGCGGGCGACCACGTGATTGTCGCCAACACGGGCGAGCTTTACCGCGAGCAACTCTCCGTGTTCGGGTGCAACCTGCGCGGGTATGAGGACCGCCCGCTCACCATCTCCGGCAATGGGGCGACCCTCGATGGGACCGTGATGGCCGCCGACGGTTCCTGGCGGCACGTCGACGGCGACGTGTTCGCGATGTCGCCGCGGCGGCTGACCTTCCAACAGCTCTTTAAGGCCGGGTCGCCGCTGGCGCGGGTGCGGGTCGCGTCCGCGACCGACGCCGATCAAGCCCTGCAGCCGCTGCAGTGGGCCATGACCCAGAACGAGATCCTGCTGCGTGTTGACCGAGGCCGGCTTCCCGAGCAATACGAACTCCGCCACGCCGGCATGCAGACCGGCATCACGCTCTACAACACCCGCCATGTCGTGGTGGAGGACTTCGTCGTCCAGGGCTTCCAGCAGGACGGCGTCAACGCGCACACGCTGGTCAACGACTGCGTGCTCCGCCGGATCGAGTGCCGCGCAAACGGCCGCAGCGGCCTCAGCGTCGGCGGGGCGTCCCGCGTGCTGGTCGAAGAGTCGGGCTTCTACGACAACGGCCGTGCCCAGGTGCGGGTCGAGGGGCACGCGAAGCTGACCCTCGACGGCTGCGAACTCGACGACGACCAGGACGCGGCGCCGTACCTGCTGCAACGAGGCGACCTCACCATCGACGGCGAGCGTCTACAGAGTCGGTAGTCCGATCACGGCGGCAATCAGGCCGCTTCCGGCTGTGATTCGACCTCGGCCAAGGTGCGTTTGACGAGCGCCTGGTGCGTGAGGTAGTAGGGCGCCGTGATGCAGGCGACGCACACGGTAACCAGCCGGTACCCAAAGGCGACGAACGAGCCGTTCCCAAAGCCGGCGCCAAACCACTGGTAGAAGTAGTCGAGCGTCCCCTCAACCGCGCCGAGTCCGGCGGGGAAGATCGGGATCGAACCCGACAAACACGCGAACGGCACCATGAAGGCGTGCGCCAGCCAGCCCGGAGATTCGAGCGGCAGCCCCTTGGCGACCAGGTAGTAGCAGCTCACCAGCACCAAGTGCCCGACCACGCACATCCCCAGGGCCATAAACAGGTAGCGCGCCCCCGCGCGGTAGTCGGACCAGCACCAGAGGCTCTGCGAGAGCACACCGCCGACCAGGGGCAGCCGCTGGACCCTCGAGATCAGGGCCGGCGAAACCACCCCAGGCGCCAGCAGGACCGCCAATACCAACGGGGCCCCAACCGCCACCCCCACGGCTATCCAGCCTGCAACCTGAGCGTCCATCGGGAGCGGCGGGCCAAATCTCCGCACGAACAAAAACCCGAAGGCGGCGAACCCCAGCAGCGACACCAGCGCCAACGCCCGATCGACCACCACGGTCGTGATGGCGGCGGTGCGGCGTCCCGGCCGGTCTCGTGCGAGAACGGCCGCTTTGAACAGGTCGCCGCCGACCGAGCCGGGGCTAACAAAATTCAGGGTGAAGCCAAGCGAGCCAAGCCGCAGCGCCTCGCCGACCGACAGCGGGACCCCGGCCGCCAGCGCGACGATCCGCCACCGCAGGAACGACAACGCGGTCGTGAAGCAGGCCCCTAAAAACGCCAGCAGCAGCATACCCCAGCGCTTTTCACCGGCGACTAGCTCGTGAAACTTGTCATTCTGTTGAGCGTGCCAGGCGAGCCAGCCGATAATCAGACCACCCACCAGCAGTTTCACCACGGTGAGGGCGTGTCGGAGCGCTAAAGACCGTTTTTGAGGCATTGGCGAGCAGGCGTTGACAGTCGGCGGAAAGCCTGATTTACTGGTGGTCTGGGTTGGGGGTTCGCCCCCAGGCCATCGTGTCCCCGCATCATTGGGGAACCACGAAAACCCGGGGGATTAGCTCAGTTGGGAGAGCGTTTGGCTGGCAGCCAAAAGGTCAGCGGTTCGAGCCCGCTATCCTCCACTCACCCCGCCGCGTTGCAAATCGGCTTGTTGCACGACGGCCCGTTACCAGTGGGGCCCGTTATCAGCGGCTTGCTTCCACTGGTGCTCCTGTTAGCAGCTCCATCAGCCCTTGCCATGCAAGGGCTTTTTTTGTGGCCCACACCTGTCGCGGTCCCGCCCCCTTCGGCCGCGCTAGCCGCCAGTCGCGGACCACCACCACGTTGGCTGCCATAGTGTAGCCCACAGCCGCCCCGCCGCCGTGCCCCTACCATCCGCAGAAGCCTCACCGCCCGACCCCCTGACCTCCACCGGCCTGCACTGGCGGTTGTCGGTCATGATGGCGCTGCAGTGGGCCACGATCGGCGCCTGGACGGCCACCCTGGCCACGTACATCGGCGCCAACACCCAGCCCCTGGGCGACGCGATCTTCGGGGCCTCGTTTGTGGGAGACATCGGCGCCGCGGCGGCGTTCGGAGCCTTGTTCTCTCCCGTGCTGTGCGGGATTCTGGTCGACCGCTGGTTCAACATCGAGCACGTTCTCTCGGCGCTGAACATCCTTGCATGCGGGCTGCTGATCGCGATGTCGTTCGCGGATCAACAGGGCCTGTTCTTCATGATCTCGGTCGCGTACTACCTGGTCTACGCGCCGACCGGCGCCCTGTGCAGCAGCATCGCGCTCCGCAGGCTGCCGAACTCCGCCCGCGATTTCCCCCGCGTCCGCGCGATGGGAACCGTCGGCTACATTGTGTCCGCCAGCCTGGTCGGGCTGTGGCCGCTGCTGACCGGGCACAGCATCGAGGCGACCGTGGTCCCGATGTGGATCGGCGGGGTCGTGCACGCCGCCTACGCGGTCTACGCGCTGACGCTCCCCCTGACGCCGCCGGAGGAGACCGAGTCCGGTGGTCAGTTCAGCGGCGTGCAGAAGTTGTGGCGTAGTCGCGGGGTGCTGCTCTTTCTGGGCTTCTCGGTGCTGGCGGCGATCCCGTTCCGCGGCTACGAGTCGTTTATCAACCTCTACCTGAATCAGAACGACTACACGTTTCCGGCCTGGGTGCAAACCTTCGCCCAGTACTCCGAGGTGCTGGTGATGGTGGCCATCCCACTGCTCACCGCCCGCTTCAGCCTCAAGAGCCTGCTGCTGGTCGGCGTGCTGGCCTGGGCGGCCAGGTTCGCCCTGCTGGCGTTCTCTAACGGAGCCGCCTACCCGTGGATGACCTACACCGCGATCATGCTGCACGGCTTCAGCTTCGTGCTGGTGTTCATCCTCGGCCAGCTCTACATCGACCGCCTGGCGCCGGCCGGCGCTAGGGCTTCGGCCCAGGGCATGCACGTGCTGGCCGTGTTCGGCATCGGCACGCTGATTGGTTCGCGCCTGACAGGCTGGGCGCAGTCGGTTTGGCTGACCCCGCTGGGCGTCGATCCCCCGCCCTACGAGTGGCAGAAGTTCTGGCTGCTGCAGTGCGGCGTGAGCCTGGCCGCCGCCGCTATGTTCGCAATCTTCTTTATCGAGACGCCCCTCACCACCGGCGACGCATCCGCCAGCCCCCAACCGCCCGAGCCCGGCCCGGAAGAACTCGCCGAGGCCGAGGCCCACAACCCCACCGCGTAGCCCCCGCCCCACCCCGGATCCGGCGCCGGGGTTTTGTTC
This window harbors:
- a CDS encoding DUF362 domain-containing protein; its protein translation is MSAHDKSLIDRRSLLGLGGLAAAGLVAVPAIEKMRKSQSPVFIAKGKTYQSDLAATIRDGLLACDVQAGSFKGKRVLLKPNLVEPTRKSPHMTTHPAMIVAAAEVFRGWGAEVSVGEAPGHVRDTEMALVESGVGEALSDGGLKFADLNYEEVGWRRNRGKYSGLKGIYLPRSVLEADVVVSMPKMKTHHWVGVTCGMKNMYGVMPGIKYGWPKNVLHHNGIPQTVADINATMTRTMTIVDGIDCMEGDGPILGTMKHMGLVVVGANLPAVDATVARIMGLDPTKIEYLQLASHYLGAIDDDYLVQRGENWRELVSPFHILDESHLQKLRATPEGDLVS
- a CDS encoding right-handed parallel beta-helix repeat-containing protein, whose amino-acid sequence is MKRLLRVACWAVALLPALSSGRDIYVNNLAGDDRLSGLNQELSGDHGPVASICRALKIAAAGDHVIVANTGELYREQLSVFGCNLRGYEDRPLTISGNGATLDGTVMAADGSWRHVDGDVFAMSPRRLTFQQLFKAGSPLARVRVASATDADQALQPLQWAMTQNEILLRVDRGRLPEQYELRHAGMQTGITLYNTRHVVVEDFVVQGFQQDGVNAHTLVNDCVLRRIECRANGRSGLSVGGASRVLVEESGFYDNGRAQVRVEGHAKLTLDGCELDDDQDAAPYLLQRGDLTIDGERLQSR
- a CDS encoding MFS transporter, with the translated sequence MPLPSAEASPPDPLTSTGLHWRLSVMMALQWATIGAWTATLATYIGANTQPLGDAIFGASFVGDIGAAAAFGALFSPVLCGILVDRWFNIEHVLSALNILACGLLIAMSFADQQGLFFMISVAYYLVYAPTGALCSSIALRRLPNSARDFPRVRAMGTVGYIVSASLVGLWPLLTGHSIEATVVPMWIGGVVHAAYAVYALTLPLTPPEETESGGQFSGVQKLWRSRGVLLFLGFSVLAAIPFRGYESFINLYLNQNDYTFPAWVQTFAQYSEVLVMVAIPLLTARFSLKSLLLVGVLAWAARFALLAFSNGAAYPWMTYTAIMLHGFSFVLVFILGQLYIDRLAPAGARASAQGMHVLAVFGIGTLIGSRLTGWAQSVWLTPLGVDPPPYEWQKFWLLQCGVSLAAAAMFAIFFIETPLTTGDASASPQPPEPGPEELAEAEAHNPTA
- a CDS encoding lysylphosphatidylglycerol synthase transmembrane domain-containing protein, coding for MVKLLVGGLIIGWLAWHAQQNDKFHELVAGEKRWGMLLLAFLGACFTTALSFLRWRIVALAAGVPLSVGEALRLGSLGFTLNFVSPGSVGGDLFKAAVLARDRPGRRTAAITTVVVDRALALVSLLGFAAFGFLFVRRFGPPLPMDAQVAGWIAVGVAVGAPLVLAVLLAPGVVSPALISRVQRLPLVGGVLSQSLWCWSDYRAGARYLFMALGMCVVGHLVLVSCYYLVAKGLPLESPGWLAHAFMVPFACLSGSIPIFPAGLGAVEGTLDYFYQWFGAGFGNGSFVAFGYRLVTVCVACITAPYYLTHQALVKRTLAEVESQPEAA